In a genomic window of Cynocephalus volans isolate mCynVol1 chromosome 1, mCynVol1.pri, whole genome shotgun sequence:
- the LOC134390609 gene encoding olfactory receptor 5K4-like yields MPKENHSLTTEFMLMGFTDHAGLKTLLFVVFLAVYLITMVGNLGLVVLIYMERRLHSPMYFFLGNLALMDSCCSCAITPKMLENFFSEDRRISLYECMVQFYFLCLAETADCFLLAAMAYDRYVAICSPLQYHIMMSKTLCMQMSIGTFIASNLHSMIHMGLLLRLTFCRSNQIDHFFCDILPLYRLSCTDPYINEIMIYIFSMPIQMFTIATVLISYLCILFTIFKMKSKEGRGKAFSTCAAHFLSVSIFYFCLLMYIRPFEEGDKDIPVAIFYTIVIPLLNPFIYSLRNKEVINVLKKIMRNYNIVKQTSSSIAN; encoded by the coding sequence ATGCCTAAAGAGAATCACTCCTTGACAACTGAGTTTATGCTCATGGGATTTACAGACCACGCAGGGCTGAAGACCCTTCTGTTTGTGGTGTTTCTTGCCGTCTATCTGATCACCATGGTGGGGAATCTCGGTTTGGTGGTGTTGATTTACATGGAACGCCGTCTTCACTCACCAATGTACTTCTTTCTGGGCAACCTGGCTCTGATGGATTCCTGCTGTTCCTGTGCCATCACCCCCAAGATGTTAGAGAACTTCTTTTCTGAGGACAGAAGGATTTCCCTCTATGAATGTATGgtgcaattttattttctgtgtcttgCTGAAACTGCAGACTGCTTTCTTCTGGCGGCAATGGCTTATGATCGCTATGTGGCCATATGCAGCCCCCTGCAGTACCACATCATGATGTCCAAGACTCTCTGCATGCAGATGTCTATTGGGACCTTCATAGCTAGTAACCTGCATTCCATGATTCATATGGGCCTTCTATTAAGGTTAACTTTTTGCAGGTCTAATCAAATTGACCACTTTTTCTGTGATATTCTTCCACTGTATAGACTCTCCTGTACAGACCCTTACATCAATGAAatcatgatatatattttttcaatgccAATTCAAATGTTTACCATTGCCACTGTCTTGATCTCTTATCTCTGCATCCTTTTcactattttcaaaatgaaatccaAAGAGGGAAGAGGTAAAGCATTTTCTACTTGTGCGGCTCACTTTCTATCTGTCTCAATATTCTACTTTTGTCTTCTCATGTACATTAGGCCATTTGAAGAAGGAGATAAAGATATACCAGTGGCAATATTTTATACAATAGTAATTCCATTATTAAACCCTTTTATTTATAGCCTTAGAAATAAGGAGGTGATAaatgttctgaaaaaaattatgcGTAATTATAATATTGTTAAACAAACTTCATCCTCTATAGCAAATTGA